The Alteribacter populi genomic sequence TTGTTCTTACGTAAGTCGCAGCATAAGTCTGGTTGAGTTTTCCATAATTTTTCTCCATACCTTTCTTTTTGTTCATCGAGGCTTAATTCTGGTTGTACCATTTCAATTTGGAGCTGAGGATATTTTTCTTTTACGCGATCAATGACATCATAGGTTTCGCGAAAGTGAACATGAGTATCTAGAAAAACGACCCTAGCATCTTTTTTAACATGACTTATCATGTCTAAAAGAACCATACCTTCTGCTCCGAAGCTGCAAGCATAAACTAGCTTTTCATCGAAAAAATTAAAGGCCCAGCTAATAACATCTTGTGCACCTAAATAACGCATTCTGTGATTAAAAAACTGATAGTTTTTCTCTGAAAATGTATGGTAGTCTGCCTGGTTAACATTGTTGTCCATATTAGGAGTCCTCCTTTTCTCTGAAATGATCACTAATTTCGGATCGTTTGCCGTTCTATTTTCACAGAGCGATACAAACTTAGTGTTCCAATCGTAGCGATAATAATGGCAGATACTATGACAACGATATATGGGTTTGGGTGTAAAAATACATGAATCAAGCTAAACGAAATCACAAGTGATAGTACAGGAGAGACGATCCATACTTTCATAATTTTCTTTATCACATCCTTTTGCCAAATTTGAAATCCATTCTCAGAGAATCCAATTCCGATAATCCCTGAAGTAGTCGCTTGTGTTAGCGGAACCGGAACTCCAAAGATTGAAGCGATAATAACCAATCCACCTCCCGTTCCAGATACTGCTGTGCCTTGAAGGAGAGAGAAGGAGGTTATTTTCTTGCCATTTGTCTCTAAAACTCTTCCCCCTAAGAGAAAGGCTCCTAGCGCTACGAAAAGTCCTCCGATCCAACCCCCTGTAGAACCTTCCATTAACCCTGCGCCTACTAAAGGGCCTATAGCGTTTGCAACGTTATTCATCCCAGCTGAGAAAGCCTCGATGAACCCAGTAAACACTAAAACAATGGCAAGCACTTTTCCCCATTTTCCTTTGCCTTTCAATTGTGGCCATTTTTCCTCTGCCATTTTTATCACTTTCCCAAAAATAAAACACATAATAAAAGCGGTAAGAGGAACAATCAGCCAGAAAGAAATGATGAAAAGAACACTGGAAACATAAAGGGCTTGAAAGGCAACCCCTACGCCAACAACAGCTCCGATTGTCACTTCACTCGTAGATAGTGGAATACTAATGACGTTTGCTAGAAAAAGGGTCAGGCAAGAGGAGAGCAGGATGATGACGGCAACCTCCACAGAAAAAATAGTCGTTGGAATAATTCCTTTACCCACCGTTTTTACAACCTCTCCACCACCAATAACTGCACCAAGAAAGGCTCCAGTACCCGTCAGTAATAACGCAACCTTTTTTCGTTTGACAGCACCACTGCCGTATGCAGGTCCCATAGTAGCCGCAGCTCCACTTGCACCAATATTCATTGCGAAAAATAATGCAACGATAATGGCAAAATAGGATAATAGCACACCAAACACCTCCAATGATATGACGTAAATTTAAGTTTTTTTATAAAACATATCGGTTTACTTGGTTTTAAGTAAATAAAAAGACCCCTTTCAAAGAAAAGAGGTCGACTTTGTTTGTCATTAGATAAATGTCGTCGATCCCTTATCTTTCAGTATGAAAACTGATGGAAGTAGCACCTTTTGATGTGGAATCAAAGGTTGCTGAGGAGTCATAGGGCCAATTCCCTCGTCCTCTCATGATAAGAGTGAAACTGTTATAGATTATTTTGAATATTTAGAGTGTAAAGTAAATAATGGGAGGAGTCAATAGGATATCGGAAAATTATATTTATTTAGGCTGAAGGTCGGAGGGGAACGATGGTTAAGAACATTTAGTAATAAACCAGCCAATTTATAATGACTCAGTAGCTTTTATCCAGTTCATTTTTCTCAGGATAACATAGTATGAAGTGTACCTTTATGAATTGGAGGTGAGAAAATGGCATTACAATTGATGAAGCTACAAATTACCGCAACAACAACTACAGAAGTGACTCCAGAACCAGAGAAATTCTTTTTTGTGACAACAACTCAAACAGAACCTGATTCCACACTTACGATTAATCCAGATGATTTCTTCCAAGATGATGGAACTGAGGCTACTGAGTTACCAGTTCTTGAAGAAGGAAATAGTTATTACAAAGTTTATATTAATGGTGTTTTACAAATGGAAGGTCTTACTACCTATACAGCTGGAGCTCCTACAGTTGGTTCATTAGCTATCGCAGTGCCAGAGGGTGATGATCCTATTTTAGCTAATACACCGATCGTCTTAGAAGTAATGAATTACGATGCAAGTTCCGAAACTACAGTAGAGACGTAAAAGTGCAATAGTCTCCACTTTGGAGGCTATTGTATTAAGTAGTTAAAGTGACGAATTGGATTATAATAGGGACGCCCTTATGGGGAAGATCTCCCGTTTTTAATGAGAGCTCGCCTTCTTTAATATCATAAACATTCGGTGGTTGTAGCACGCCATTGATAAATACGTTTACATATGAAACAGTTTCAGGATCAAGGATCCCCTTATTTCCATAAGCCAATATCTCATCAGCGTCTGTATATAGAGATTTAGATCCATCAGAAATCGTGTTGTAATGGTAAGTTTCCCCTTGAAGCACTCGAAGGTCTTGTCTTTTCTTGAATGTTATATTGAGTTTAGTTGTGGCCTGAAACGAATCGTACACTTTTTTTGCCGAAACTAGGTGTTTCTGTTTTCTTCGCTTTTTCATGAAATCACCTTCATGTAAATACTGAAGCATCTCATTATGTATATGCCAAGGTTGTTCTGTAAGTTCAACGAAAAAAGAATTTCTGGTGCCTGACCCCCACTGCGTTAATGATGTACAGTGGTGGGGGTCAGGCACCCTTTTTTGTCTTTTCAGTCTTAACATTCGACTTTAGCGTGTGTGGCGAATGTGAAGGCAAGGGAAAAGCATTATTGAGACTTTAAAACATGCGGCGGAATCTAATGCTGCTTTACTTAG encodes the following:
- a CDS encoding phosphoadenylyl-sulfate reductase, with translation MDNNVNQADYHTFSEKNYQFFNHRMRYLGAQDVISWAFNFFDEKLVYACSFGAEGMVLLDMISHVKKDARVVFLDTHVHFRETYDVIDRVKEKYPQLQIEMVQPELSLDEQKERYGEKLWKTQPDLCCDLRKNKPLKKALVGSTAWLSGLRRDQSPTRANTEFVNKDEKFQLIKVCPLIHWSWDDVWQYIEKHHLPYNPLHDQGYPSIGCEPCTFAVKEGEDLRAGRWSGLEKTECGLHLKTTNIKE
- a CDS encoding inorganic phosphate transporter; its protein translation is MLLSYFAIIVALFFAMNIGASGAAATMGPAYGSGAVKRKKVALLLTGTGAFLGAVIGGGEVVKTVGKGIIPTTIFSVEVAVIILLSSCLTLFLANVISIPLSTSEVTIGAVVGVGVAFQALYVSSVLFIISFWLIVPLTAFIMCFIFGKVIKMAEEKWPQLKGKGKWGKVLAIVLVFTGFIEAFSAGMNNVANAIGPLVGAGLMEGSTGGWIGGLFVALGAFLLGGRVLETNGKKITSFSLLQGTAVSGTGGGLVIIASIFGVPVPLTQATTSGIIGIGFSENGFQIWQKDVIKKIMKVWIVSPVLSLVISFSLIHVFLHPNPYIVVIVSAIIIATIGTLSLYRSVKIERQTIRN
- a CDS encoding DUF4183 domain-containing protein, which translates into the protein MKKRRKQKHLVSAKKVYDSFQATTKLNITFKKRQDLRVLQGETYHYNTISDGSKSLYTDADEILAYGNKGILDPETVSYVNVFINGVLQPPNVYDIKEGELSLKTGDLPHKGVPIIIQFVTLTT
- a CDS encoding DUF4183 domain-containing protein gives rise to the protein MALQLMKLQITATTTTEVTPEPEKFFFVTTTQTEPDSTLTINPDDFFQDDGTEATELPVLEEGNSYYKVYINGVLQMEGLTTYTAGAPTVGSLAIAVPEGDDPILANTPIVLEVMNYDASSETTVET